DNA sequence from the Deinococcus humi genome:
CGCCACGCCGCCGTACCGTCCGAGGAATAGAAGGGGTAGAGGTCTACACGCAGATCCAGACCCGCAGAGGCCGCTGCCGCCCGCAGCCGATTGCCCAGCGCGTGATCGTAGGGACCGCCGCTGTCCGCGACGCACAGGGTGACGCAGTGCTCGCTGCTGGTCTGGCCCTCGCCCACCGCCGCCATGTCCACAGCGATCAGTTCGTCGGTGTGGGTGGGAATGCCGGTGGCCGCCCCGTGGCCGACCTCCTCATAGGTGGTGACGTGAAAGGCCACCGTCTTTGAGGGGGGGGTATTAACCAATGCGCGGGTCACGGCCAGGAAGATCGCCACCGCCGCCTTGTTGTCCAGGTGGCGCGATTTGATGTACCCGGCGCCCGTGACGCGGGGCCGCGCGTCGAAGCTCACGAAATCGCCCACGCCGACGCCCAGGGCGCGGGTCTCGGCGGCGCTGGTCGTCTGCTCGTCCAGCCGCACCTCCATCACGGCGGCCTCGCGCTTCAGGTCACGCAGGGCCGCGCCGTGAACGTGGGTGCTCTGGCGGATGTTGACCACCGTACCGGTGATGACACGTCCACTCTGGGTATGCACGCGCACGTCCTCGCCCTCCACGGTGGCCCAGTCGTAGCCGCCCAGCATGGACAGCAGCAGGCGGCCACCCGGCTTGATGCCCTTGACCATCGCGCCCAGGGTGTCGGTGTGGCCACTGAAGGTCACGTGGCCCTCGCCCGTTCCCGGCACCTCCCAGGTCAGGGCGCCCTTGCGGGTGCGCTGCGGCGTGATGCCCAGTGCCCGGACCTCCTTGTCGATCAGCGCGACGGCGGCGTCCGTGAAGCCGGTGGGGCTGGGGGTGTCCAGCAGGCGCACAAGAACATCCAGGGTGTAAGCCAGCTCGAATTCAGGGTTCATGCCCCTCACTATGGCGGATAGGAATCAACTGTCTCCAGGGCAGGAACGCGCCACCATCCGTTTTCGCGGGCGGTGCTACGCTCAGGGGCGATATGGATTCTTATGACGTGTTGGTCATCGGCGGCGGCCCGGCGGGTTACGTGGCCGCCATTCGTGCGGCGCAACTGGGCTTCAAAACCGCCTGCGTGGACGATTTCACGCGCGACGGCAAACCCAGCCTGGGCGGCACCTGTCTGAACGTGGGCTGCATCCCCAGCAAGGCGCTGCTGGATTCCTCTGAAAAATTCGAGATGATCGGGCACGACGCCGCCGATCACGGCATCACGGTAGCTGGCCTGAAGATGGACCTGGACAAGATGCTGTCGCGCAAGACCGGCGTGGTGGACAAGCTCACCGGCGGGATCGCCTACCTGTTCAAAAAGAACAAGATCACCTCCATCTCGGGCCTGGGCAAACTGCTGCGCCAGGACGGCGAGGAATGGATCGTCGATGCTGCCGGAACCGAAGTGAAGGCAAAGAACGTGATCGTGGCGACGGGCAGCAGCCCCCGTCAACTTCCGCTGGCCCCCTTCGGCGGGCATGTGGTGGAGAACAGTGGCGCGCTGACATTCACGGAAGTTCCCAGCAAGCTGGGCGTGATCGGCGCGGGCGTGATCGGCGTGGAACTGGGCAGCGTGTGGCGGCGGCTGGGCGCGGACGTGACCATTCTGGAAGCCTTGCCCGGCTTTCTGATGGCCGCCGACGATGCCGTATCCAAGGAAGCGCTCAAGCAATTCAAGAAACAGGGCCTGGACTTCCACTTCGGCGTCAACATCACCAAGGTCGAGCAGAGTGACGCGGGCGTGAGCGTGACCTACACCGAGAAGGATCAGGAGGTCACGGCGCAGTTCGACAAGCTGATCGTAAGCATCGGGCGCGTGCCGCACACGGCGGGCCTGGGCGCGGACGCGGTGGGACTGGCGCTGGACGAGCGCGGCTACGTCAAGGTCGACAGCCATTACCGCACCAACCTGAGGGGCATCTACGCCATCGGTGACGTGATCGGCGGCGCGATGCTGGCGCACAAGGCCGAGGAAGAGGGGGTGGCGCTGGCCGAACAGCTCGCCGGGCAGGCCGGACACGTCAATTACGACGTGATTCCCTGGGTGATTTACACCTCACCCGAGATCGCCTGGGCGGGCCTGACCGAGAAGGGCGCCAAGGATGCAGGCCTCAAGGTCAAGACTGGACAATTCCCCTTCAGTGCCAACGGCCGCGCGCTGGGCCACAATGACCCGCGCGGCTTCGTGAAAGTGGTGGCCGACGCCGAGACCGACAAGCTGCTGGGGGTCCACATGGTTGGCCCTAACGTGTCTGAGCTGATCGGCGAGACGGTGGCGATCATGGAGTTTGGCGGCAGCAGCGAGGATCTGGCCCGCACCATCCACGCCCACCCCACCCTGAGCGAGGTGGTCAAGGAAGCGGCGCTGGCCGCCGACAAACGCGCGCTGCACATGTAAATTGAGGGAAGCGTTAAGGGAAGGGGGGTCAGGCCGCGTGGGCTGGCCCCCTTCTCCTATGATGCGGCCATGACTCACAAACTCAGCTCTCCCCTGCCGCTGGAATCCAGACTGGTCGAGCGCGTCTGGGGTGGCACACGGCTGATCCCTGACGGCAGCAACGACCGCAAGATCGGCGAGGCGTGGGTGGTGGGCGAGGACAACCACGTGTCAGGCGGCCCACATGCCGGGCAGACGCTGGCTGAACTCTCCGCACAGTTTCCGAAAGAGTTACTGGGGCACCGCGCCACCTCGGGCCGCTTTCCACTGCTGATCAAACTGCTGGACTGCGCCGAGTGGCTGAGCGTACAGGTTCACCCGGACGACGCACAGGCCCGTGAACTGGAGGGCGAGGGCTTTCTCGGCAAGACCGAGGCCTGGCACCTTCTGGCCGCTGACGATGGTGCGCAGATCATCGCGGGCATCCGCGACAACACGTCGCAGGATACCCTGAGCGAGGCGATCCTGGCCGGGAAGGCCATGGACCATGTCGCCTACACGCCTGTTCACGCCGGTGACACCTTCATGATTCCTGCGGGCACGGTGCATGCGCTGGGGCCAGGGGTCTTCCTGTACGAGGTTCAGCAGACCAGTGACCTGACCTACCGCATCTACGACTGGGATCGCCCTGCCACCGCTGGCCGCGCCCTGCACCTGTCCCAGAGCGCGGCGGTGGCCCGGCCCTGGCCCGCCCCCACCTCTCCCCTGCCACCCGCCGGGGAGGCCGTACAGGAACTGACCCGTTGTGACTATTTTGTGCTGGAGCGGTTGACCAACCGGGCCAGCACCCTGACGGGTGACACTGCTGGGCAGACCTTCCACGTCCTGACCGTGACTGAAGGCGAGGCTCGGGTGGAAGTGAACGGTGAACAACACACGCTGGGCCAGTTCGAGTCTCTGTTACTGCCCGCCGCCGTCGGGGCCTACCGCCTCTCGGGCAGTTTTGAGATGTTGCGCTCCAGCCTCCCGGAGTGAGATGAGGTTGTGCACACCTCAGCTTTCGAGGTAGACCGCGATGGAGCCGTGTATGACCATGTTCTCCCTGAAGGTATCCTCGATTTTTCCTCGCTGTCCCTCATGCGAGTGAGCGGGTTCCAGCCCTCATCACGCTGGAAGTCAGCCAGATCTGAGGCCTTTGAGGCGGCAGAACCTTTCCTATTCACGCCTGCGTAACGTGGCCGCCTCTACACAGATAGAGGCGGCGCCGTCAACACGCGGGTCAGGCAGTGGGATCCCAACACCGTGAGGTGACGCCTCAGCCGGGCCGATGTTCCGGATCATGGCGATAGACCCGCTGGGTGGCCTCGTCCAGAATGGCGCGTAGATCGTCCTCGCTCTGGGCTTCCACATAGACGCGCACCACTGGCTCGGTACCGGACGCACGGAACATGGCCGATGCACCGCCCGAGAGGCTCAGCTTCACGCCGTCGCGGGTATTGACACCTTCCACCACCCGGCCCGCCACCTCCACAAAGGTCTGGGCATCGGCCAGTAGCGCGGCCTTGTCGAAGCGGTCACTCAGGTGCAGGTCAGCGCGGTCGTAGTGGTGCTGGAAGCCGACCTCGGCCTCGATGTCGGCGAACAGTTCGGGCAGACTTTTTCCGCTGGCCGCCATCGCCTCGATCATCAGCAGGCTGTTCAGCAGGCCGTCGCGCTCCGGAATGTGCCCACGTGAGGACAGCCCACCGGACTCCTCGCCGCCGATCAGTACGGCCCTGTCCTCGTCGGCTTGCCCTTCGAGAAAGGCGTCGGTGATGTACTTGAAGCCCACCGGCGTCTCCAGCACTTCCAGCCCCAGCTTCCCGGCCAGCAACTCGATCACCCGGCTGCCCGACACCGTCTTGACCACTCGCCCGCGCAGGCCACGCACGCGGTAAAGGTGAGCGGTCAACACGGCGAAGATCTGGTGGCTGTTGAAGAACCCGCCACCCGCCGTGACCGCTCCCACCCGGTCCGCATCACCGTCAGTCACCACGCCCAGCGTCTGCCCAGTTTCACCGGCCAGCAGGGCCATCAGGTCGCCCAGACTGGGCGGAACGGGTTCGGGGTTGACGCCGTGGAACAGGGGATCGGGCCGCCCATGCAACTCGCTCAGCTCGAGCTGGAGCCCGGCATGGGCGGCGTAGCCGGTCAGCCAGCCGCATCCTGCGCCGCCCATCGGATCGTGAATGACACGGCCCCGGTAGGCACGCAGCATCTCCAGATCGAGTTGGCGGTCCAGCTGCTCGTAATACGCCTGCTGGATGTCCAGCGGCTGGACCGTGCCGCGCGGCCCGTTGTAGGGCTCGGGCGCGTCCAGGGCTGCCTCCACCTGGGCCACCAGGGCTGGGGTGGCGCTGCCGCCATAGTGGCCTTTGAGTTTGTAGCCGCTGTACTGGGGAGGGTTGTGACTGGCCGTGACCATCACGCCGCCCGCCGCGCCGTGATGGAGCACCGCAAAGGATAGCGCTGGGGTGGGCAGGTACTCGGTGGCCAGCCACACGTTCAGCCCGGCTTCGGCCATCGTGTCGGCCACCACCTGGGCGAAGCCAGCCCCCTGAAAGCGGGTGTCGTGGCCCACCACCACCGATGTGCCGCCCCCCTGGCGCAGCGCCTGGGCATGTGCGCGGGCCACCCGCCGCACGTTCGCGTAGGTGAATTCCTCGGCGATAATGTCGCGCCAGCCGTCTGTTCCGAATTTGATGGGCATGCAGAAGTCTCCGCCCGACAGCGTATCAGGACGGGCCTGACAGGATTCAGGCAGCGGCAGCGTCTGAAGGCGGCGCTGGCCCCATTGACGTATCACCTGGGCTGGGCTATGATTCTCGCCGTGCTGAAAAGCACCCCTTGAAAGGGCGGCGGACACACTGAAAAAAGTGAATGCTGAGGGTGTGGCCCCATCGTCTAACGGTTAGGACACTACCCTTTCAAGGTAGCGATACGGGTTCGAATCCCGTTGGGGTCACCAACTCAAGCCTCCGCCTCGGCGGGGGTTTTTGCGTTGTGTGGTGCGCGCCTAGTATGGCGGTTACACCTTGTAGGTCTCTAAGGCGCATTGACACCCCGCCGCCCCCTTGCTACAGTGACTGCCGCCTGTCCGGTCACGGACGTGCGAAAGCAAGTGGTGCGCGGGTGTAGCTCAGCTGGTTAGAGCGCACGCCTGATAAGCGTGAGGTCCCCAGTTCAAGTCTGGGCATCCGCACCAAAGAATAGAGAACCCCGTCTAATACGGGGTTTTTCGTTTTAGGAGTTCAGCGCGAACCCTGGAAAACGTCTGCGAAGTGACCTGAGCATGGGTCATATACACGGCAGAAGAGGCTGTGAGGATTCCCTCACGCCTCTTTCTCCTTCCCCAGGACTTATCTGGGCAAAACGCTCGTGCCCATTAAATACTGATCCATCGCCCGCGCCGCTTGCCGTCCCTCACGAATGGCCCAGACCACCAGACTCTGCCCGCGCCGCATATCGCCCGCCGCGAAGACGCTGGGCAGGTTGGTCAAATAACCGCCCTCCTCCTCTGTTCCAGCCAGGGCATTGCCACGTGTGTCCTTGTCGACGCCAAACGCCTCGATCACGCTGCCCACCGGGCTGACAAAACCCATCGCCAGGAGCACCAGATCGGCCTTGTGGATTTCCTCGCTGCCCTCGATTTCCTGTAATTTGCCGTCCACCAGCTCAATGCGAACGGTCTTGACCCCGGTGAGCTTGCCTCCCTTGCCCACAAACTCTTTGGTGGCAATGGCAAATTCGCGGGTCACCCCTTCCTCGTGGCTGGAGCTGGTGCGGAGTTTGAGGGGCCAGTACGGCCAAACCAGCGGCTTGTTCTCGTGCTCGGGCGGCTGGGGCATCACCTCGAACTGGGTCACGCTCACCGCGCCGTGGCGGTTGCTGGTGCCGACGCAATCGCTGCCGGTGTCGCCGCCGCCGATCACGACGACATGCTTACCGTCGGCGCGCAATTGCTTTTTCAGTTTGTCGCCCGCATTCACGCGGTTCTGTCCCGGCAGGAACTCCATCGCGAAATGCACGCCGTCCAGTTCGCGCCCCGGCACTGGCAGGTCACGGGGCTGTTCCGCACCGCCGCACAGCAGCACGGCGTCGAATTCGGCGCGCAACTCGTCTGGGGTCACGGTGGATTTGGCAAGGTTGGTGACGCTGCTTTGCTTGTCCCACGCACCCACCAGCACGCCCGTTCTGAAGGTCACGCCCTCGGCTTCCATCTGCTGGACTCGGCGGTCAATATGGTGCTTTTCCATCTTGAAATCGGGGATACCGTAGCGCAGCAGGCCACCCACGCGGTCATTTTTCTCGAAGACCGTTACAGCGTGTCCGGCGCGGGCGAGTTGCTGCGCCGCTGCTAGCCCCGCCGGGCCGCTGCCGATCACGGCCACTGTCTTGCCGGTCCTGACCTGTGGCGGCTGCGGCCTGACCCAGCCCTCCTGCCACGCGCGCTCGATAATTGCCAGCTCAATGGACTTGATGCCCACCGGATCGTCGTTGATGTTCAGCGTACAGGCGGCCTCGCACGGCGCGGGGCAGATGCGGCCCGTGAACTCGGGAAAGTTATTCGTGCTGTGCAACGTCTCGATGGCCGAGAGCCAGTCGTTCTCGTACACCAGATTGTTGAAATCGGGAATGATGTTGCCCACCGGGCAGCCGTTGTTGCAAAACGGAATGCCGCAGTCCATGCAGCGTACCGCCTGTTTCTGGGCCAGCTCATTTGCCAGCGGCAGCACGAATTCGGCGTAATTCTTGAGGCGCACGTCGACAGGCTGATACTTCTCCTTGACGCGGGGTTGTTCCAGGAAGCCGGTGATTTTGCTCATATGCCCTCCGGGCGGGTTGTGGGCTGTGGGTTGTTGGGGTGGCAGAAGAGAGGGGCACCAGAACTGCCCACTGGCGCTCCTACTTCGTCAACGTTCCCTGTCCGCCGTTGTGGCTCGGCCCGGTCTGCATGCTGGTCGTGTCGGTGAACTGCACGGTGGCGGCCTCTTTCTGCGAGGCGCGTTCCCTCAAAGCACGCTGGTACTCCAGCGGGAAGACCTTGACGAAGCGTTTGCGGGCGTTATCCCAGTCGTCGAGAATGTCGCTGGCGATGGCCGAACCCGTCCAGCGATGGTGGCTTTCGATCAAGGTGCGCAGCTGCGTTTCATCGGTTTCGCCGCCGTGCAGGCTGGCGGGATCGGCCCCCAGTACAGCAAGGCTGTGGATCTGCTCGTCGGCGGGTTGCACCCGGTGCAGGCTGACCATACTGTGGTTGCACTTCTTCTCGAAGCTGCCGTCCTCGTCGTAGACGTAGGCGACGCCGCCGCTCATCCCGGCCGCGAAATTGCGCCCGGTCTGGCCCAGCACCACCACGGTGCCGCCAGTCATGTACTCGCAGCCGTGATCGCCGGTCCCCTCCACCACCGCCCGCGCTCCACTCAGGCGCACGGCGAAGCGCTCTCCGGCGACGCCCCGGAAGAAGGCCTCACCCGCCGTCGCACCGTACAGGGCAGTATTGCCGGTGATGATGTTCTGCCGCGCGTCGCCCCGGAACTCAATGCTGGGGCGGACCACCACACGCCCGCCGGACAGGCCCTTGCCTGCGTAGTCGTTGGCGTCGCCGATCAGGTACAGGGTCAGGCCCGGGGCCAGGAACGCGCCGAAGCTCTGGCCGCCCGTGCCCTCCATCTGGACAAAGACCGTCTGATCGGGCAGGCCCTCGGGACGCACACGGATCAACTCGCCCGAGAGCATCGCCCCTACCGAACGGTTGACGTTCCGCACGTCCTGAAGGAAATGTACCCGCTCACCCTTCTCGATGGCAGGGCGGCATTTCTCGATCAGGATGCGGTCGAGCGCCCCATCTAGCCCGTGATCTTGCGTGCCAGTGTGGCGGTGGCCCACGTCAGGCAACTCGGGTCGGAAGAACAGGCGGCTGAAGTCCAGGCCCTGGGCCTTCCAGTGATCGATACCGGCGCGGGTGTCCAGCAGGTCAGAGCGCCCGATCAGTTCGTCGAAGGTGCGGACGCCCAGCGAGGCCATGATGGCGCGCACTTCCTCGGCCACGAAGAAAAAGTAGTTGATGACGTGTTCGGGCTTGCCGGTAAAGCGGGCGCGCAACACGGGATCCTGAGTCGCCACGCCGACTGGGCAGGTGTTCAGGTGGCACTTGCGCATCATGATGCACCCCTGAACCACCAGTGGCGCGGTAGCGAAGCCAAACTCGTCCGCGCCGAGCAACGCGGCCACCACCACGTCGCGCCCGGTCTTGAGCTGCCCGTCGGTCTGCACCCGCACGCGGTCGCGCAGGCGGTTCAGCACCAGGGTCTGCTGCGTCTCGGCCAGCCCCATTTCCCACGGCGTCCCGGCATGCTTGATGCTGCTCCACGGTGACGCGCCCGTGCCGCCGTCATGCCCGGCAATCACGATGTGGTCGGCCTTGCACTTGGCGACGCCCGCTGCCACCGTGCCGACCCCCACTTCCGAGACCAGCTTGACCGAGATGTCGGCGCGCGGATTGACGTTCTTCAGGTCGTGGATCAGCTGCTTGAGGTCCTCAATGGAATAGATGTCGTGATGGGGGGGCGGGCTGATCAGGCCCACGCCGGGAACACTGTGACGCAGGAAGCCGATGTATTCGCTGACCTTGCCGCCGGGGAGTTGACCGCCCTCGCCGGGTTTCGCCCCCTGCGCCATCTTGATCTGGATTTGATCGGCGCTGCCGAGATAGCCCGTGGTAACGCCAAAACGTCCAGAAGCCACCTGTTTGATCTTGCTGCGCAGGGAATCGCCGGGTTCCAGCGGATAGTCGACCTCCACGCGACTATGGCCCAGGATCCCGGCCAGCGTCTCGCCTGCGCCCAGCGTCTCGCCGCGCAATTCACGCTCGTAGCGGGCCGGATCCTCGCCGCCCTCCCCGGTGTTGGACTTGCCGCCAATGCGGTTCATGGCAACGGCCAGCGTGGTGTGCGCCTCGGTGGAGATGGACCCCAGGCTCATCGCACCGGTGGCGAAGCGTTTGACGATCTCGGCGGCGGGCTCGACCTCCTCAAGCGGCACGGGCACCGCGCCCTCGGTGCGGAACTCGAACAGGCCGCGCAGGGTCATGTGGCGCCTGCTCTGATCGTTGATGATCCGGGCGTACTCCTCGTAGGTGGACGCGGAACCGCTGCGGGTGGCGTGTTGCAGCTTGGCAATGGCGTCGGGCGTCCACATGTGTTCCTCGCCACGCACGCGCCAGGCGTACTCGCCGCCCGCGTCCAGCCCACGCGCCAGCACCGGGTCAGCCCCGAAGGCCGCCGTGTGCGTGCGCAGCGCTTCTTCCGCCACCTCGAAAATGCCGATGCCGCCGATCTGCGTGGCGGTGCCCCGGAAATACTTCTCCACGAAGTCGGCCTGCAGGCCCATCGCCTCGAACAGTTGCGCGCCGCAGTACGACATATACGTGCTGACGCCCATCTTGGACATGATCTTGCTCAGGCCCTTGCCGATGGCCTTGATGTAGTTCCGCATGGCTTTTGCCGGGCCAATGTCGCTCAGGTTGGGCATGCTCGGAATTTCCGTGTGCAGATCGATCAGCGTTTCCAGTGCCAGGTAGGGGTGGATGGCTTCCGCGCCGTAGCCCGCCAGCGCGGCAAAGTGATGCACCTCGCGGGCGTCGCCGGTTTCCACCACCAGGCCGACTTTCATCCGCAGGCCCGCCTTGACCAGATGGTGATGGACGCTGGACAGCGCCAGGAGCGCCGGAATCGCCACGCGTTCCCTGTCCAGACGCCGGTCACTGATGATGATGATGTTGTGGCCGCCCTCGATGGCGTCCACCGCCCAGGCGTTGATGGTGGCGAGCTTGGCTTCGATGCCGCGCGCCCCCCACTCGGCAGGGTAGGTGATGTCAAGTTCGTAGGCGCTGAACTTGCCGCGCGTGTGCTCGCTGATCGAGCGGACGCGCGCCATGTCATCGAAGTCCAGAATGGGCTGCGAGACCTCCAGGCGCATCTGCGGGTTGACCGCGTTGATGTCCAGCAGGTTGGGGCGCGGCCCCACGAACGACACCAGACTCATGACCACCGACTCGCGGATCGGGTCAATCGGGGGGTTGGTCACCTGCGCGAACAGCTGCCGGAAGTACGAGTACAGCGGCTTGCTACGGCTGGAGAGCACCGCCAGGGGCGAGTCGTTGCCCATCGAACCCAGGCCCTCCTCGCCGGTCTTGGCCATCGGCCCCATCAGGAATTTAAGGTCTTCCTGGCTGTAGCCGAAGGCTTGCTGACGGTCCAGCAGGCTCTCACTGAAGGTACCGACCGAACCCATCTCCCCAGCGTCGGCCAGTGGGACGCGGGTGTTGTCTACCCACTGGCGATACGGCTTAGCCGAGGCGTACTGCGACTTCAGTTCCTCGTCCTCGACGATGCGCCCGGCCTCCAAGTCCACCATGAACATCTTGCCGGGCTGCAAGCGCCATTTCTTGACGATCCGGCTCTCCGGAATGGGCAACACCCCGGACTCCGAGGCCAGGATCACCAGATCGTCGCGGGTCTGGAGGTAGCGCGCCGGGCGCAGGCCATTGCGGTCCAGCATCGCGCCCACCTGCCGCCCGTCGGTAAAGACCATCGCGGCGGGGCCGTCCCAGGGTTCCATCAGGGCCGCGTGGTACTCGTAAAAGGCTCGGCGGCGGTCATCGAGCAGGGGATTGTCCTCCCACGCCTCGGGAATCATCATCATGGCGGCGTGGGCCATCGGGTAGCCCGCCAGGGTGAGGAGTTCCAGCGCGTTGTCGAAGGTGGCGGTGTCGGACTCGCCCTCGAAGGACACTGGGTAGATCTTATTGAGGTCATCGCCCAGCACCGGCGAGGCCATCACGCCCTCGCGCGCCCGCATCCAGTTGAAGTTGCCCTTGACGGTGTTGATCTCGCCGTTGTGGGCCACCATACGGTACGGGTGCGCCAGCGGCCATTCGGGGAAGGTGTTGGTGGAAAAGCGCTGGTGGACCAGGGCCAGGGCCGACACCACTGCCCTGTCCTGCAAGTCCAGGTAGTACTCGCCCACCTGGGTGGCGAGCAACAGACCCTTGTAGATCACCGTGCGGCACGACATGCTGGGCACGTAGTATTCGGCCCCGTGCGTGAAGTTCAGCGCGCGGATGGCGTTGCTGGCGCGGCGGCGGATCACGTACAGCTTGCGCTCCAGCGCATCGGGCACCAGGGTATCGGGGCCCGCCCCGATGAAGATTTGGCGGATCACCGGCTCCTTCTCACGCACGGTGGGGCTCATGGGCATCTCGCGGTTGACGGGCACATCGCGCCAGCCCAGCACCCGTTGCCCCTCGGCCTGGACCGCCCGCTCCAACTCCTGCTCACAGGCGCGGCGCGAGGCGATTTCCTTGGGCAGGAAGATCATGCCCACGCCGTAATCCCCAGCGGGCGGCAGCGTCACACCTTGCAGGCCCATCTGGGCGCGGTAGAACTCGTCGGGAATCTGGATCAGCAGACCCGCGCCGTCGCCCATTAGAGGATCGGCGCCCACCGCGCCCCGGTGATCGAGATTTTCCAGAATCTTGAGGCCCTGCTCGATGATCGAGTGCTGTTTATGGCCCTTGATATGGGCCACGAAGCCCACTCCACAGGCATCATGTTCGCGGCCCACGTACAGGCCGTGCTGCCGCGCCGCCTCGATCTCTGCCCGGGAGGGAGGCACGCTCTGGGGAGAAGTCTGGGGATGGGGCAGGCCCGGAAGATTCCGGTCGGTTCTGTTCGGCATAGGCACGCTCCTGTCTGGTAATGACAGGCCCGCCCGGCGTGGGCGAGCCTTCATGGAATCACCATACAGTGGGGTGCATTTTCATGCAGGACGTTGTTTATAACGCCTCTAGACCACTCGGGGCCTGTCAAATGCCAGGCAGTTCTCAGTCACGGTCTTCTTTTTAGAAAGGTGGTAGACGAGGGTCCGACAGCCGGCGGTTCCGGAGCGAGAACCCAGCCTGCCAGGACTGATACCGTTATGGCGCACAGGAGAAATGTCCATTGATGGCAGTGGAAACCCGTCAGGCAGCCCACCGTAGGACCGCAAACTGGCCTGGGCCGTCGTCCAGACTCAGTCCGCTGTGGACGGGGGCAATAGCCAGATTACCGCGCGGGCGTCGCTCAACCCACCGAGCAGCACGCGGGGAGTGAAGTTGCCCGATTGTAGCCCCAGGGCCGTGTTGTAGCGCGTCAGGGTGCTGGCGGTCAGGGTGTACAGATTGCCGTCAGGGGCCAGGGTCAGGTCGCGTAGGTCACTTACAGACGCGACGGTGGAGGCCGTGCGGCTGGTGTTGCCGTCCCAGACCAGCAGCGGCTGGGCGTTCTGGTTGCTCAGAACGTCGCTGCGCCACGCGGCCAGCAGGTTCTGACTGCCCGCACTGCCGCTCCACAGGCGATCAAAACGCCGCGCACCGAAAGCGGCCAGGGCCACGCCGTCGGGAACGCCCGTCTGCCCCACCTTCTGCACTCCGGTATCGGTGGCGGCCAGGATGTCCTGGTTGTAGGCCACCAGATCGCGGATGGCCGGCGCGGGCAACGGGTCACTGACCTCGGCCACGCTGTCGCCTGAATTCCTCGGGGCGACGCGCAGGATCTCGCTGCCGCCGCCCACGCGCGGGCGGGCCACCAGCCCCACATCGCCCAGCACGGCCAGCCGGACCGGCGGCACATCCGGTCCCGGACTGGGCGGCAGGTAAGCCCGCAGCGGCGCAGTCCAGATCAGGGAGCCGCTGGCGTTGTACAGCGCCAGTTGCTGTGGCCCGTTGGGGCACTGGCTCAGGGTCAGCAGGCGATCCCGCCCGGCGTTGCTGACGGTCTGGACCAGACAGATCGGTGTAAAGGGCAAGGGCGCGAAGGGCTGGATGTCGGCCAGATCGCTGTCGCGGCTCTGGATCCCGGTTTGCAGGGTCAGGGCCAGACGCTGGCCGCTGGACAGGGAATTGAGGGTCACGCCGCCCGTCACCGCCTCGGACTTGTTGGCATCGACGGGCGCGGCACTGCTGTCGGCATTGGGGGTCACGGTCCGCAGCGTCGCGCCGCCGTCGGTGAGCAGAGCCACCCGCAGAGCCACCTGGGGTTCCTCGGTGCCGGTGCAGGCCACCAGTAGAGCGGGCATCAGAAACAGGGCGGACAGGCGGTGGGATTTCATGGGCCTCCTTGGGCAGGTATCAGGGATTCAACGGAAAGTGAAGATGGCCTGGGCGCTGTCATACTGCGCGCCTTACAAAAATGCGGAAAGCCACCGCTCCCATCTCAGGGCGAGCTGGGATTCAGCAGCGGCACCTTGGTGCCATCCGGGGTCAGCTCGAACAGCGGGTACTGGTTCTGACCGGGCAGGCCCACCGACAGGCGGTAGCGGCGCTGCACCAGATCGGCCTCGGCCTGAATGGCC
Encoded proteins:
- a CDS encoding M42 family metallopeptidase, coding for MNPEFELAYTLDVLVRLLDTPSPTGFTDAAVALIDKEVRALGITPQRTRKGALTWEVPGTGEGHVTFSGHTDTLGAMVKGIKPGGRLLLSMLGGYDWATVEGEDVRVHTQSGRVITGTVVNIRQSTHVHGAALRDLKREAAVMEVRLDEQTTSAAETRALGVGVGDFVSFDARPRVTGAGYIKSRHLDNKAAVAIFLAVTRALVNTPPSKTVAFHVTTYEEVGHGAATGIPTHTDELIAVDMAAVGEGQTSSEHCVTLCVADSGGPYDHALGNRLRAAAASAGLDLRVDLYPFYSSDGTAAWRAGGDYPVALIGPGVDASHSYERMHTDALRDTAALILTYLK
- the lpdA gene encoding dihydrolipoyl dehydrogenase, whose translation is MDSYDVLVIGGGPAGYVAAIRAAQLGFKTACVDDFTRDGKPSLGGTCLNVGCIPSKALLDSSEKFEMIGHDAADHGITVAGLKMDLDKMLSRKTGVVDKLTGGIAYLFKKNKITSISGLGKLLRQDGEEWIVDAAGTEVKAKNVIVATGSSPRQLPLAPFGGHVVENSGALTFTEVPSKLGVIGAGVIGVELGSVWRRLGADVTILEALPGFLMAADDAVSKEALKQFKKQGLDFHFGVNITKVEQSDAGVSVTYTEKDQEVTAQFDKLIVSIGRVPHTAGLGADAVGLALDERGYVKVDSHYRTNLRGIYAIGDVIGGAMLAHKAEEEGVALAEQLAGQAGHVNYDVIPWVIYTSPEIAWAGLTEKGAKDAGLKVKTGQFPFSANGRALGHNDPRGFVKVVADAETDKLLGVHMVGPNVSELIGETVAIMEFGGSSEDLARTIHAHPTLSEVVKEAALAADKRALHM
- a CDS encoding type I phosphomannose isomerase catalytic subunit; translation: MTHKLSSPLPLESRLVERVWGGTRLIPDGSNDRKIGEAWVVGEDNHVSGGPHAGQTLAELSAQFPKELLGHRATSGRFPLLIKLLDCAEWLSVQVHPDDAQARELEGEGFLGKTEAWHLLAADDGAQIIAGIRDNTSQDTLSEAILAGKAMDHVAYTPVHAGDTFMIPAGTVHALGPGVFLYEVQQTSDLTYRIYDWDRPATAGRALHLSQSAAVARPWPAPTSPLPPAGEAVQELTRCDYFVLERLTNRASTLTGDTAGQTFHVLTVTEGEARVEVNGEQHTLGQFESLLLPAAVGAYRLSGSFEMLRSSLPE
- a CDS encoding phosphoglucomutase/phosphomannomutase family protein; this translates as MPIKFGTDGWRDIIAEEFTYANVRRVARAHAQALRQGGGTSVVVGHDTRFQGAGFAQVVADTMAEAGLNVWLATEYLPTPALSFAVLHHGAAGGVMVTASHNPPQYSGYKLKGHYGGSATPALVAQVEAALDAPEPYNGPRGTVQPLDIQQAYYEQLDRQLDLEMLRAYRGRVIHDPMGGAGCGWLTGYAAHAGLQLELSELHGRPDPLFHGVNPEPVPPSLGDLMALLAGETGQTLGVVTDGDADRVGAVTAGGGFFNSHQIFAVLTAHLYRVRGLRGRVVKTVSGSRVIELLAGKLGLEVLETPVGFKYITDAFLEGQADEDRAVLIGGEESGGLSSRGHIPERDGLLNSLLMIEAMAASGKSLPELFADIEAEVGFQHHYDRADLHLSDRFDKAALLADAQTFVEVAGRVVEGVNTRDGVKLSLSGGASAMFRASGTEPVVRVYVEAQSEDDLRAILDEATQRVYRHDPEHRPG